In one window of Ovis aries strain OAR_USU_Benz2616 breed Rambouillet chromosome 5, ARS-UI_Ramb_v3.0, whole genome shotgun sequence DNA:
- the MAPK9 gene encoding mitogen-activated protein kinase 9 isoform X2 has product MSDSKCDSQFYSVQVADSTFTVLKRYQQLKPIGSGAQGIVCAAFDTVLGINVAVKKLSRPFQNQTHAKRAYRELVLLKCVNHKNIISLLNVFTPQKTLEEFQDVYLVMELMDANLCQVIHMELDHERMSYLLYQMLCGIKHLHSAGIIHRDLKPSNIVVKSDCTLKILDFGLARTACTNFMMTPYVVTRYYRAPEVILGMGYKENVDIWSVGCIMAEMVLHKVLFPGRDYIDQWNKVIEQLGTPSADFMKKLQPTVRNYVENRPKYPGIKFEELFPDWIFPSESERDKIKTSQARDLLSKMLVIDPDKRISVDEALRHPYITVWYDPAEAEAPPPQIYDAQLEEREHAIEEWKELIYKEVMDWEERSKNGVVKDQPSDAAVSSNATPSQSSSINDISSMSTEQTLASDTDSSLDASTGPLEGCR; this is encoded by the exons TGCTGCTTTTGATACAGTTCTTGGGATAAATGTTGCAGTCAAGAAACTAAGCCGTCCTTTTCAGAATCAGACTCATGCAAAGAGAGCATATCGTGAACTTGTCCTCTTAAAATGTGTCAATCATAAAAAT atAATTAGTTTGTTAAATGTGTTTACACCACAAAAAACTCTAGAAGAATTTCAAGATGT GTATTTGGTTATGGAATTAATGGATGCTAACTTATGTCAGGTTATTCACATGGAGCTGGACCATGAAAGAATGTCCTACCTTCTTTACCAGATGCTCTGTGGTATTAAACATCTACATTCAGCTGGTATAATTCATAGA GATCTGAAGCCTAGTAACATTGTAGTAAAGTCAGACTGCACCCTTAAGATCCTGGACTTTGGCCTGGCTCGCACAGCGTGCACCAACTTTATGATGACTCCCTATGTGGTGACGCGGTATTACCGGGCACCCGAAGTCATCCTGGGCATGGGCTACAAAGAGAACG TGGACATCTGGTCTGTCGGGTGCATCATGGCAGAAATGGTCCTCCATAAAGTCCTGTTCCCAGGAAGAGACT ATATTGATCAGTGGAATAAAGTTATTGAGCAGCTAGGAACACCATCTGCAGATTTCATGAAGAAACTTCAGCCAACTGTGAGGAATTATGTAGAAAACCGACCAAAGTATCCTGGAATCAAATTTGAAGAACTCTTTCCAGATTGGATATTCCCATCAGAATCTGAACGAGACAAAATTAAAA CAAGTCAAGCCAGAGACTTATTATCAAAAATGTTAGTGATAGATCCCGACAAGCGAATCTCTGTAGATGAAGCTTTGCGTCACCCTTATATCACTGTCTGGTATGACCCTGCTGAAGCAGAAGCG ccaCCACCTCAAATTTATGATGCCCAGTTGGAAGAGAGAGAACATGCAATTGAAGAATGGAAAG AGCTAATTTACAAAGAAGTAATGGATTGGGAAGAAAGAAGCAAGAATGGTGTTGTAAAAGATCAACCTTCAG ATGCAGCAGTGAGCAGCAACGCCACTCCTTCTCAGTCGTCGTCCATCAACGACATTTCATCCATGTCCACGGAGCAGACGCTGGCCTCAGACACAGACAGCAGTCTGGACGCCTCGACAGGACCCCTGGAAGGCTGTCGATGA
- the MAPK9 gene encoding mitogen-activated protein kinase 9 isoform X1, with amino-acid sequence MSDSKCDSQFYSVQVADSTFTVLKRYQQLKPIGSGAQGIVCAAFDTVLGINVAVKKLSRPFQNQTHAKRAYRELVLLKCVNHKNIISLLNVFTPQKTLEEFQDVYLVMELMDANLCQVIHMELDHERMSYLLYQMLCGIKHLHSAGIIHRDLKPSNIVVKSDCTLKILDFGLARTACTNFMMTPYVVTRYYRAPEVILGMGYKENVDIWSVGCIMGELVKGCVIFQGTDHIDQWNKVIEQLGTPSADFMKKLQPTVRNYVENRPKYPGIKFEELFPDWIFPSESERDKIKTSQARDLLSKMLVIDPDKRISVDEALRHPYITVWYDPAEAEAPPPQIYDAQLEEREHAIEEWKELIYKEVMDWEERSKNGVVKDQPSDAAVSSNATPSQSSSINDISSMSTEQTLASDTDSSLDASTGPLEGCR; translated from the exons TGCTGCTTTTGATACAGTTCTTGGGATAAATGTTGCAGTCAAGAAACTAAGCCGTCCTTTTCAGAATCAGACTCATGCAAAGAGAGCATATCGTGAACTTGTCCTCTTAAAATGTGTCAATCATAAAAAT atAATTAGTTTGTTAAATGTGTTTACACCACAAAAAACTCTAGAAGAATTTCAAGATGT GTATTTGGTTATGGAATTAATGGATGCTAACTTATGTCAGGTTATTCACATGGAGCTGGACCATGAAAGAATGTCCTACCTTCTTTACCAGATGCTCTGTGGTATTAAACATCTACATTCAGCTGGTATAATTCATAGA GATCTGAAGCCTAGTAACATTGTAGTAAAGTCAGACTGCACCCTTAAGATCCTGGACTTTGGCCTGGCTCGCACAGCGTGCACCAACTTTATGATGACTCCCTATGTGGTGACGCGGTATTACCGGGCACCCGAAGTCATCCTGGGCATGGGCTACAAAGAGAACG ttGATATCTGGTCAGTGGGTTGCATCATGGGAGAGCTGGTGAAAGGTTGTGTGATATTCCAAGGCACTGATC ATATTGATCAGTGGAATAAAGTTATTGAGCAGCTAGGAACACCATCTGCAGATTTCATGAAGAAACTTCAGCCAACTGTGAGGAATTATGTAGAAAACCGACCAAAGTATCCTGGAATCAAATTTGAAGAACTCTTTCCAGATTGGATATTCCCATCAGAATCTGAACGAGACAAAATTAAAA CAAGTCAAGCCAGAGACTTATTATCAAAAATGTTAGTGATAGATCCCGACAAGCGAATCTCTGTAGATGAAGCTTTGCGTCACCCTTATATCACTGTCTGGTATGACCCTGCTGAAGCAGAAGCG ccaCCACCTCAAATTTATGATGCCCAGTTGGAAGAGAGAGAACATGCAATTGAAGAATGGAAAG AGCTAATTTACAAAGAAGTAATGGATTGGGAAGAAAGAAGCAAGAATGGTGTTGTAAAAGATCAACCTTCAG ATGCAGCAGTGAGCAGCAACGCCACTCCTTCTCAGTCGTCGTCCATCAACGACATTTCATCCATGTCCACGGAGCAGACGCTGGCCTCAGACACAGACAGCAGTCTGGACGCCTCGACAGGACCCCTGGAAGGCTGTCGATGA
- the MAPK9 gene encoding mitogen-activated protein kinase 9 isoform X6, with amino-acid sequence MELMDANLCQVIHMELDHERMSYLLYQMLCGIKHLHSAGIIHRDLKPSNIVVKSDCTLKILDFGLARTACTNFMMTPYVVTRYYRAPEVILGMGYKENVDIWSVGCIMGELVKGCVIFQGTDHIDQWNKVIEQLGTPSADFMKKLQPTVRNYVENRPKYPGIKFEELFPDWIFPSESERDKIKTSQARDLLSKMLVIDPDKRISVDEALRHPYITVWYDPAEAEAPPPQIYDAQLEEREHAIEEWKELIYKEVMDWEERSKNGVVKDQPSDAAVSSNATPSQSSSINDISSMSTEQTLASDTDSSLDASTGPLEGCR; translated from the exons ATGGAATTAATGGATGCTAACTTATGTCAGGTTATTCACATGGAGCTGGACCATGAAAGAATGTCCTACCTTCTTTACCAGATGCTCTGTGGTATTAAACATCTACATTCAGCTGGTATAATTCATAGA GATCTGAAGCCTAGTAACATTGTAGTAAAGTCAGACTGCACCCTTAAGATCCTGGACTTTGGCCTGGCTCGCACAGCGTGCACCAACTTTATGATGACTCCCTATGTGGTGACGCGGTATTACCGGGCACCCGAAGTCATCCTGGGCATGGGCTACAAAGAGAACG ttGATATCTGGTCAGTGGGTTGCATCATGGGAGAGCTGGTGAAAGGTTGTGTGATATTCCAAGGCACTGATC ATATTGATCAGTGGAATAAAGTTATTGAGCAGCTAGGAACACCATCTGCAGATTTCATGAAGAAACTTCAGCCAACTGTGAGGAATTATGTAGAAAACCGACCAAAGTATCCTGGAATCAAATTTGAAGAACTCTTTCCAGATTGGATATTCCCATCAGAATCTGAACGAGACAAAATTAAAA CAAGTCAAGCCAGAGACTTATTATCAAAAATGTTAGTGATAGATCCCGACAAGCGAATCTCTGTAGATGAAGCTTTGCGTCACCCTTATATCACTGTCTGGTATGACCCTGCTGAAGCAGAAGCG ccaCCACCTCAAATTTATGATGCCCAGTTGGAAGAGAGAGAACATGCAATTGAAGAATGGAAAG AGCTAATTTACAAAGAAGTAATGGATTGGGAAGAAAGAAGCAAGAATGGTGTTGTAAAAGATCAACCTTCAG ATGCAGCAGTGAGCAGCAACGCCACTCCTTCTCAGTCGTCGTCCATCAACGACATTTCATCCATGTCCACGGAGCAGACGCTGGCCTCAGACACAGACAGCAGTCTGGACGCCTCGACAGGACCCCTGGAAGGCTGTCGATGA